CCTTTTTCACCACATCAAATTGGCTATAAAAAGTGAAAGATAAACGAAGATCATGTTTGCAACAATTCAAGATCATCCACATATTCCTATTCAATGTAACATAAGTCAATGTTGAGAGTTACGTCTGTGCACAGTGGTATATACCTCCCATGGAAGTAAAATCCAAAACACCTAAAAAATTTAGATTAACCACAAAGCAAATAACGGCGTAAGAGAAAGAGCAACTGGAGAGTAAGAGCAAGGAATCAAGAAACGTCCCATGAGATCACCACCAGAAGCACACAGGGAACCTCTGATAGCCCAATGTATCCATACCGCTAGTTCCTCCGATGATTAATAACAGCTGGTCACCAAATTCCTTGGAACACGTCAAGCTCCATGGATCTGAAATAAGCTTCTTTTTCCTCGTACATGCTCCCTAAATGGAAGAAATCTCCAGCTCCTGCAACACAAGAGGCCCAATACAAAAGTACATTGATGTATGGTCATGTTCTTCTGAAAATGAAGATTATTGTCTCTGCTGCAGGTCATTCAAAATCCAAATGACCTAAATCTCAAGTACCAGTGATATTGAAACTACTTCGAAAACAAGAACAGAAAAACGAAATTTCAATTCTCAAACCATAACAACCAGCAATTGGCGATTGACCCTCATCGACTATTCAGGGTTGACGATCTTATACTGAAACGAATACATGAGGATGCAACAATATGGAACCTTACATGGTCCAGTCACAATGTATGAAAGTGTAAATAAGATGCAGCACGATCTTAGTGACACTGACCATTGAAGTAGTCTCGACATATCAAATTACCATTGCATGTGTCTACAAATTTGGCTGGAAGCTAATCGCAAAGGGAGAAGGAATGttgtaattaaataaataatagaataaCTTATTGTGCTAATCATTAAAGCGGTTGTTTTAAAGTAACTGAGTATGCTCAATCTCTCTGGAAAGAGCTGCATAATGTGTCAATGACTGTTTTAAATGCATGACAGTATCTATGGAAACCCAAAAACAAAATAGACCTCATCACTCCGAAAATGATTTCGTACCAACCCAAATAATGAAGTCTTAAGATATTTAGTGGGGCGACATAACGCTATGCGGATGCAAATATGCAGGGGCAAAAAGGAACCGATGACGCAACACCACAAAGTGGAGGAGAACCCAGGGATAAATAACAATACCCCGTGCGATCTCCCCACAAGCAcacccaaaaaaataaaattttattaaggaTAGGTGACCTGCCATGCGAGCGCACCCAACATGGCAAAGGCCCATATAACAAAGTTCAGTTCCAAATTACCTTCCCTCAATCAATACCCGCTTGTTCCCAGCCACAGGGAATATCATAATTTTACACCTTTAATACGAATTTGCTATCGTAGAACATACTCTGACAATCATAAACCGCCCCATGGTTCGAGTTCCTCTGTACTTATAAAAGAGACGTACGATCAACAAAATCCATGGAACACGAACAGTCATCTACCGAACTCCTGATCCAAGAAACATGATCATAGGCGCCTGAGAAAGAATCTAAGGTAACCTGCAATACGATcccaaataggaaaaaaaaaaaagacaatcatAATAAATAGTTCGAAGGATCAGAACAATCATTAAATTGAAAAAAAACAATTTCCGACAGTGAATATTTGTAATGAAACAAGAAGATGCAAATAAACTGATGAAGCTGATAATACTGAAAGAAACCATGTTGGATCTCATGATAACGAAACAAGCCAAAAGAtgaatgaactatgaaaaggcacatgttagatatatatataaaacaaaccAAAGTTGACCTAGAAATAGCTAGGATCCGTAGATCTAGGCGACGCGATCGTCTGGTGGATGAAACTCTATCATATGTTTTCAGCCATGGAACTGCTTAACAAGCAGAAAAGAAATCATCCCCTTCCCTGCATACAAGAGTTATGACACGAAATATCAACCTCACATAGAGGATCCGCAACTCAGATCGATGATCGATGCTTTTGTTGCAGCATACCCATCCAAGTGACAGCAATATAGGAGGAAAGAAATTCACTAACGAATCGACGAGAAACCAGGAGAATCTCAAGGAAAAGCAGATCGGATGAGAGAAATAGTATGGGGATCTGACAAAAAGAACCAAAATACAAGACAGATCAAGGGAAGACCTAATCGATACCATCAGGAACACCACGAACTCGAAGATCTGCCAGACGAAAACAGGCAAAACCGGAACGCAGCTTCGCCATGGGAGATCAGCGCGGCCTGCAGAGATGGTGGAGAACGACAACAAACCCTAAGCCAGGTAAGTTCACCATGATAAGAACAGCGCCGACTGCAGCAACGTCGTAAAACGACATCAAACCCTGAGCCACGTGGTTTCACCATGGCAGAGCATTGAAGGGTCGGCAGACAACAACCACAAACCCTGAGACGGAAGAACGCCGCTGGCGGGGGTTCGGATATATAGAGACCGCGGGCAGGAGACCAACGGCTCGATGAACGTGGTGCCATGGGAACGGACTAGATGCATCCACGCGTACTCATATTATTGGGTCTGACAGCATGGCGGTTCTCGGCTGCGTTGCGTTCACGACAGGACCGAGTTCATTGCGTGACCACACGGAACAGCAACGAAAACTAACTGCACCAGCTTTACATATCACCCGAAATCATACCCGTGTGATGACGGGTGATTCAAGTAGGTCCCACTAAAGAGTCGTTCAACAGTGCCAATGCCTTCCATTGAAGTCAGTTCGGCGAAACCCGAGATTGAACCCCTCTATAACTTGGAAGAATAAAATTACGCATGCTTTCCATCTAATTTCAACTAAATCATCAAAGCAGGGAAACGTTAGTTGGGTTTGAGTCGATTTATTTATTGCTTTGAGTCGGGTTGTATGAAAGTGAAACTTTAATTGACAGATGCATCACATGAAAGAGGGATGTATAATCTCGTCAAGCTTTTTTTTGTCATAAGAAGTATAACATAATTGTGCTTCGTTTGACTATATCTCTATAACATTTGCTCAATTAATTTTATCGTAAAGTATCTTTCGAATAAGACGTTGGTGTATAAAAAATGATGTTCTATGATCgcctctaattaaataaaatttaatgtgAGATCTAATCACATTCCATTGTCGTCTAGTCCGGTTAGGATACCTGGCTTTCACCCAGGCGACCCGGGTTCAAATCCCGGCAATGGAACATGTTTTTATTCAATAGATAAATTATAACtgtatatatttattttgaaCCTTATTAATTTAATTATCTCGCTactcatatatattatatgttgagAATCCAATTAATTGCAAGAAACGTGTTGGTCACATGTCAATATCCCGGCTTTTATTCATAAATGTTGCTAATTCATTTTATTTAATGAGAAAAGAATTTATGTAATTGCTTTACAATGTTATATTGTTGGCTTTTACTTTCTTCAGTGAGCTTTTCATCCAATTTGCAGATCATTATCTTCGTTTCTTAATTCACGTGTATTGCACGTGTCAAATGGCTAGTTATAATTAGTGGAGCTGCAGGACCGAAACTACTGAGCGCACGCAGCTCTCGCTCCGGCAGTCACGGGAAATTACGTCACCCGTGAGATGAAGGACGGCGACGATCTGCTCCCTTCATTTGAGGCCACCGGCGGAGTCGCCTCCGCGATCAGGGTCTCCTCCGCCGCGGACGCTGGCCTCTTCGGTAAGGGCCGCTACAAGTTCTGGGCACTTACGGCCATCCTCCTCCTCGCCTTCTGGTCCATGGTCACTGGCACCGTCACCCTCCGGTGGTCCGCCGGCGACCTCAACCGCCTCGACCGCGACCTCAACGCCCCCATCCACTCCGATCTCGACGCTCTGGTTCGTCCCTGATCTGTCCGGATCTTTGATCTCTTCCTTGAACGTTCTCCTCTTTGACCCTTGGGGTTGCTCGGCAGGAGATGGAGGAGAGGGAGAAGGTGGTGAGGCATATGTGGGACGTGTACGCCCACAACCACCGGATCCGGCTGCCGAGGTTCTGGCAGGAGGCGTTCGAGGCAGCCTACGAGGAGCTCGCCGGCGACGATCCCGCCGCCAGGGACGGCGCCATCGCCGAGATCGCTCGAATGTCGGTGCGGATGGTCGATCTGGAGGACCCTGCCCGAAATACCAAGGTAGATACGGGGCAGACCTAGGGTTCCTACCTCTCACCTCTATAGTTCATTTCTCCTCTCTTTCGTGAAATTTCAAAAGCAACATGTTTCAAGGACGCTAAAAAGGTTAAATTGTGGTAAATTTAAAGGAATTAGGCTAATCTTTCTCCTCCATCAGCAATAATCTTCTTTCTTCTGTCGAATTTTCCTAAAGATTAACTGTCGGTGGCAAGATTAGGTTGACCTGTAGCTGAGGTCTGAAAAGTTTTCgtctttttttgcttctttctttgATTATTGGCCATAGGGCAAAGATTGGAGGTAATCCGGGTAGGAAGAACTTAATATTAGTTTTGGACTTGGTATAATGTACAGTTCTAATGCTGATACAGACATGAGATGATAAGGTTTGTTGTCTTTATATTGAGGGACACCATGATCTATTAGTGCTTACTTTACTCTCATAGGTTATGTTAATTGTTGATAGGTTAGTGATGTTGCTTTGATCTGGTGGCAACTTGTAaaggtttaatttttttttgtcgaGTCCAGTCATTTGCTCTCAATTCCTAGTTACTTTTTTCTCCATTCCTGGAGTGCAAACCAGTAGAAATTTATGAGTTTGATGGTTCTTCTACATATCCTATCATGTGATTTATTACCATTTGCCCAATGATTGAGTGGATTATTTCTCAATTGTGAAGCAGCTGCTTGTTTGGGTTGTTTGATATGATTCCTTTTTAATAATCTTTTCCTGTATGCTTACTGGAAGACTTGCATTCTTCCAGGCTGCTGAAACAAATAGGAATCAAGGGGTTGGAGGTGCTGAGCTTTCTATGAGGTCGACATCGTTGCCGTCTGTAGAAGCTCGATGATGATCCTACTGCATGTAGCAAACAACAATCTCTAATGACAATTGTTGCTTTGTCAACAACACATGTAAGCAAACTCTCCCAATATTGTTCCTTGCTTTCCAGTAAAAGCTTAGTTTTTTCCCGTCATTTTGTCATAGTGGTTCATGCTCAAGGCAAGGTTTACAAGACATCAAAACTATGTGCCGGTACTAACTAAGCATTATGTTTACTTTTAACTCCTTTTCGTGGTTAGTTTAGCTGCAACTGCTTTGTTCGGAAAAAAAAAATGTCGTGGTACCATTATATCAATGCTTCCATTAATACTTAAAATCCATTGGATGTGAGAGATATTGATGGAAGATGTGTGTCCGGTATCGATAATAATGTCTCAGTTCAGGACTTGTTCTCTTTATCATTAGGTTAATTTTACTGAATATATTGTCTCCGTAGTTCAACATTTTATAGAATTCTCAATTTGGTATTTCAGAACTCTTCCCATCTCAGGCATTAAGATGTCCTTTTTTATAtcatattctttcttttctttcctgttGACGACAAGATTTGTTACAATCGGTAAAGAAAACATGTATAAGATTTGTATCTCCCTGTAAATAATTATGTGTATAAATTCCGACACACATCACCTTGACCTACCATTCCATTAGCTACAAACGGCATGTAATTTAAGCGTTCCTATTTCAGTGGTACAGAGGGGCTGAGTTTGTTATTTGAACTGAGACTATATAATGCATGATGTGCCCCATTGGTGCAGGCCTACTACAATCTTCAACAGCTGCTTGCCCAAGATACAATATTGAAAAGCTTCCAGCTTCTCATCCTTTTGTCTCATCTGTTCTGCCAATGGTTTTGAAGCCATTGTTGTGATTGTTTGAAGTCATCCTCAGGTATTTCTAAAACGAAAGACTTTACTTACAGAATAATGAAATGAGATCAAACAAACCACCATTCTCTTCCATCATGCTTTTACCTCATTATTTGGAATTGTTACTCTTGATATCGTTGAGAATCACTTGAAAGAGAAGTATGTCAACTTCTCTTCAAATGCATCTCCATTAATGTGGTGGCTTTACGGATCCAAAGTTCCATCTTTCTGAGTGGTCTTGTGCTGCTTGTTCTTTTCTTCTGCTCCTCCTCGACTGTGTCCTCAAACTATGGAGGATGATGCTGAGACAACCTTGTCGTCGGCCTTTCCGTCTTGGGTCAATCTTTCGCTTCTCCTTCTCCTGTGGAAGACAGACATGTCGTCATTGACATGAGATAAAGAGTAAATACAATGGATAAAGAGTAAATACATGAGATAAAGAGTTAATGCATGGGTAAGTGATGTCTATTTCCACATGTCGTCACTCTCATGTGGAAATAGACATCCCTTACCTATAATTGGTGTAAAATTTTCTGCTTCCTTCTTGGATAGATGGCAGAAGGAAAGGGATGTAACTTAATTGTTATGATaaatattgaatatttgatgtgtccGTGATTCGGAGCTGATGTAACTCATCACAAGCTTTGGTGTTGGAGAGTAGTCAAGTTCAATTGAGTTCGTTCAAAATTATGATAGGGATATGTTCGATAaagatttttttgatatttaaattaataattaaattcgACGAATTCGAAAGGTTGAGACTAGTATAAGAGAAAGCCTGGGTCGAGTATCGATATGGTTGAGAATAGTATAAGAGAAATGATCAAATAAAATGCTCGAACGCTTGTTCGAGAGTTGATACTTGATATGGTTGAGAATAGTATAAGAGAAATGATCAAATAAAATGCTCGATGTAGAGTCAAACGTTTGTATATGATGCTAAGTCAGTAGCATAAATAGTAATTGACCTTGGGTTTTTTTGGCTTTGTGGGCTTTTTATAGTTGGTTTAACTAGAGAGAATATTCTGGGTGGAATATCCGCTCGGTAAATGTCCCTTATCCTTCTCATGCTGATTGGGTTGCCATGTGCCGAGCTCTTATTAgggcaaatattttttttacgACACATCGAGGGTGGACAACTCAGTCATCGGTCGATTCCTTCGCTTTGAATGGTGAAGGGTGGACAGCTCGGTAGTTAGGTGGTGGAGTAGCTCAGTCAATCTGTTTTGCTTCGGATAATAGAGCGTGGATAGGTCGGTCATTAGGTGGTGTAACTCAGCGGGATGGCAAAGGTTGGACAGCTCGATCATCAAGAGGTAGAGTAGCTTGTTGGGTCAACCATTGTGCCCTTGTGATCGATGGTCATGGATGGCACAAGGTCACAACTACTCGAGCAACCCAAAGTCACGAATCATAATGCCCGTAGAATCAAGGTGGGGACCCACATCAATCAGTATTGATCGAGTCAAGCATCAAGGTGACCACCGGGCACAAGATTTGCCCACCTTGGAGACAGTCATCCTGTCTCGGTCAAGCCCTCTCTGCAAGATGATGAGCATCTTGGACTGCATGTTGCCACCCACGACGGTGAAGTGGTTGTAGAGGAAGGACTCGAGGCGGTTCTAGGGGCGTTGGAGGCTGGTGCCATGGAGGAAGCCAAGGGCAAACTGGGCATGCAGGAGGCCAGTGGAGGTCGCAGCCTTGATCCTGACAACAGCACTTTCCACAGGAGTAGGGAGTCTCGCCTCTCGAGTTGCATGTCCAGGTGCCATGTGGTTCAAAGGAGGAGTCGAcgaaagagggaggagaggacGCAGACTTGATGATGGGAAGCCATGAGTCGTGGGGCCACTAGGGGACCCACGTCAGGCGATGGTTCTATTGTGGGACAACCGGGGAACCTATGTTGAGCGATGGGTCTGTCGTCAATTCTCCCTCAATCACGATGATTTCACCATGCTCGATAGGGTGTCATCTTCTCCATGCAAAGGTCATCTTCTTTGCCCAATCTGAAACGGGAATGCTCGAGTCCCTCGTCGGGCAATGTGTCGGTCACCGATCTAGCATGCTATCGATCTGTAGCGGGGATCCTATGAGGCCCCCATTGGGCGATAGGTCGATCATCGATCTAGCCATTGTCGATCTACAATGGGGATGCTACGAGGCCCTCTTCGTCGCCCAATCTGCCTTAGACATGCCGAGATGCCATATCGGACAGTGAAAACTTGCCGTCGTTTGCCTTAGACATGCCAAGATGCCAACGTCGGGAAAGATTTTAATCCACTCGTATCAGACATTGGTAGTCATCTATGCCCGACCCGTTGTAGTGGGGCCGAGGGACCCACATTAAGCTATATAAACTTATCTCGAGTCATGGGACCCATTATTGGGCGATGAGATCCTATCTTGTCCGAGTTGCCACTATATCTCCTGATCTGCTCATATTGGGTGGATTACTTTGCTGGATTGTTCAGCCACAAAAACTCGTGATCTGCTCACATTGGACATATTTGTTGGATCGATCAATCACAAAACTCCTGATCTGCTCACATTGGACATATTTGTTGGACCGATTTGCCCACATTGGGTAACTTGGCTATGGGTTAGCCAATTTGCCCACATCAGGCAGCCTATTGTGGGTCGACTAATCTACTGACCTTAGGTAGAATCTTATCTGAATGTTGACCTACCTACAACAAGCAAGTTGATCTTATTTGAATATTGACCTACCTACAACAAGCAAAGTTGGCTTCGTGTTAGAGACGCTTGTGTCTGCAAAGAATGTGTCGGTCGTTGAGATGCTTTTAGTTTGTGGAGGACACATCGAATGCTCTCCCCCATAAAGGATACATTGCGTATTAAAGATACGTATGTTTGAAAGATGTTGTGTTATCGGGATGCTTTTGTCTATAGAAGACACATCAAATGTTTCTTATACTTTCATTGTGAAAGATGCATCAAAAATTAAAAACACTTGTCCACGAAGAACATGTTGACCTTCGGGAAACTTTTTATCTATGGACGATACATCACATGTCGAAGACATTTATCTCCACAAAGGAAACGTTGAACATTGGGATACTTTAAGTCATTTTGATTGTGTTATTATCAAAGGGAGCACCTCGGGCCATTTCAATTGTATTGTCATTGAAAGGAGTGCTTCAAACTGTATCGATCGTGCTCTCATCATATAGAGCGCTTTAAGCTGAGTCAATTGCACTATCATCATAGAGAGCGTTCTTAGCCATGTTAGGCATGCTATCATCATAGTGAGTACCTCGAGTTGTCTTGGTCACACTATTATCATGGAAAGTGCTTCAGACCATGTCGATTGTGCCATTGCATGGAGAGTACTTCGAGTTATGTTACCACGCTATTATTATAGAGAGCACTTTCGGTCATGTTAGCCATATTGATGTCGTAAAGAGCACTTCGGGCTATGTTAGCCATGCTGTCGTTGTAGAGAGTATTTTGAGTCATGTTGACGTTGTAGAGAACACCTTGGGCCATGTCAGTTATGCTATTATCATAGAGAGCACTTCATGTTGACTATGTTGATGTTGTAGAGAGTACTTTGGGTCATGTTAGTCGTGTTGTCATCATATATAGCATCACAAGTTATGTCGATCGTGTTGTCATCATGGAGAGCACTTTGGGTCATGTTGGTCACATTATCATCATAGAGAGCGTTTCGTGCCATGTTAGACACGTTGTCATTGTAGAGTATATTTTGGATCGTGACGACCATATTGTCATCGTAGATAGCATTTTAGGCCACGTCAGTTATAGTGTCATGGTAGAGAGCATTTCAGGCCACATCGATTGCAttgttcttatagagaatgctttGAGCCATGtcaatcacattatcacaagtagAGTCGAGAGAACCACATTAGGCGATGGGATCCCGTCTCATCCAAGTTGCCACTGTATCTCTCGATTTGCCCAACCAACCAACTACTAGATCTCCTAATAGGCCCACATTAGGTAGGTAATCTACCCACATCGGGTGGATTACTTTGATAGATTGATCAGCCATAAATAATCATCAGATAGATTTGCTAGATCGATTAGTCACGAAACTCCTGATCTACCTACATTCAGTGAATTAGTTTGTTGGGTCAATCTGCCCATATCGAGTAGCCTAGCTCTGGATTGATCAATTTGCTCACATCAGGCAGCCTACTATGGGTTGACTGATCTACCCACCTcgggcaaaatcttatccgaatgttgACCTACCTATATCGGGCAAGTTGGCTTCATGTTAgagatgcttgtctttgcaaagGATGTGTCGGTCGTTGGGATGCTTTTAGTTTATAGAGGACGCATTGGATGCTCTCGCCCATTGGGATGTCTTTTGTCTGTGGAGGACATATCAGACATTTCATATGCTTTCATTCGCAAAGGATGCATCGAGCATTAAAGACATATGTCAACAAAAGACACACCGATCGTCAAGATGCTTTTTATCTATGGAGGATACATCGCATGTCAGAGACATTTATGTCCATGAATAATG
The window above is part of the Musa acuminata AAA Group cultivar baxijiao chromosome BXJ1-1, Cavendish_Baxijiao_AAA, whole genome shotgun sequence genome. Proteins encoded here:
- the LOC135630788 gene encoding uncharacterized protein LOC135630788 codes for the protein MKDGDDLLPSFEATGGVASAIRVSSAADAGLFGKGRYKFWALTAILLLAFWSMVTGTVTLRWSAGDLNRLDRDLNAPIHSDLDALEMEEREKVVRHMWDVYAHNHRIRLPRFWQEAFEAAYEELAGDDPAARDGAIAEIARMSVRMVDLEDPARNTKAAETNRNQGVGGAELSMRSTSLPSVEAR